TCTTTATTTTTGTTAAGGACTTTCTTCAGTTGAACGTGCTTATACTGCACTAGTGTGAGCAGTACAAATGCGTGAGCTTTACAACGAAGTGTATTGCATAATGAAAGCTTTAGGAGGTCACGAgcgcttcgttataaaggcgtttgactgcaCCTCGATTTACCTGTGTTCACCAGAAGtctaaattaaattctggagccCCCACAGCGCGAGTTCAAGTTATACTTACGAGCAAGCTTTAGTTCAGGGCCAACTCCGATTTTAAGAACGGCTGGACCGATTTGAATTCAATTTGTCGGATGCAGAAATTTGATTTGGGACCTCATACTATTTGCAAAAATTGTCGGAAGTCGCGGCAAGGTTAAGAAAGAATTGAGAAGTTTGCAAATCGATGTCTCTGCATACAAAACAGATCGCAGTTCTGTCAACTGCATCTTTAGAGCATATGAAGCGGACAAATATGATGCACCAATTCCTACTACACGGGAAATTATTAAAATACTTAGGAGGGGGGTCGCGAAAGTACTGTTCACAAATTAGCGGTATATTTAAGAGCAGTGTATAATACTTCAATTTTGCCCCCTTCAGAAGCCTCATAATAGGCGCAATTGACATAACTGCGACATCTTTATTATTAATTTAGAGACTTGAAAACTttatagtagtttttttttttacttttgcaaaTTTCAAGACTTTATAAACTTTTGATGGCCTAAATTCAAAATGCACTACCTAGAGTTACTAGATTTTAAATGCTTGCTTTTAATGCAGCAATCCTAATTGAAAGCGATGCAGCGTTTCCAGAGAAAAGCGATTTCTGCGCGTTCACGTATTTAGATATAGCAACTTCCGAGCAATAAGCTTCCTCAAGCTTAAACATGAAAAATTATGTTCAGGTCGCGTACGTAACTTGTTACAAGCACCAGCCGAACACCTGTTCAGTTTTTAtacgtttatttttattttaaaactCAGTTGCGTGTACCACGTCTTTGGCGGAGTACACATGCAGGAAACAAGCCCAGATTCAAGGCTTGTCCAGCGCGTAGTACAGTTCCAGCCGCGCACCGTCTTTAGTGATTCTCTTAACGGCATCCTCCGCCGTCATCGTAGCTGGGAGTACAACTACCTCGCCCCGCTCGTTGGCCGCGTATATGCGGTACATTGGTAATTGCTGGTCGTTACGACTCACGCTGTCCGGAGAAAGACGACTTCTGAGATACGCGGCGATACACTCAATCGTGACATGCGCCGTCATGCTTAAACGCAGCGTCGGGGACTCGGCGTTTTCCAAGAACATGTCGAGGTGCGGCTTCACAATCATCGTTATTGGGTAGTCGCAGATAGGCCGTGGCGCGTGGGCTGTGCTGGATGATTCGCGGTCtgaggcagcagcggcggcaggcaTGGCGTCGGCTGCTGATTTGCCTCTCGCGTCTTCGGACGTCTGACCGATATCTGCGCAGAAATCCTTCGACTGAGTCGGCTCGCTGCGTTCTGCCGAAGTCGTGCGGCTTGCCTCTTCACTCGTATCCGTTACGTCTTGGTCAACCTGCGCCGGCGAAGCAGCGGACACGGCGTTGGACGCAGATCGCCGCGCTACCCCGGCGAATGCAACGCTTGGAGGTGGCAGGAGACGGGCACCTTCTCCGAGAATCTCGGCATCAACACGGCGAGCGCCGGCGTTCGGCTCCTGGGGCCCCTCGGCGCGTCGCGAGGTCAACCCGTAGTCCGATCCCTTACGAGCGACGCCGTCCGCCGCGAACGCCTGTGATACACGGCCTCCTTGCCAAGGCTCCTGGAATACGTACAAAAACCTTCGCTGTGCCGTCGGCGAAGTCGGCGCCGATACTTGCGGAACGTTTGCTTTCACTTCGACACAACCCGCGTTCGTCGGAGCCAAGTCATTCCCAATCGCCGTCGAGATCGGCTCGCCGCGAGCCTTCTTAACGCAGCGCTTCGGGCGAACGTCTTTGACGATGTTCTTCTCACATGCTTGCTTTGGAACACCGCGTTTCTCGCCTCCGCGAAGCTGGGCGCCTTGCGAAGCAGTCGCGCGCTCGGCCGGCGACGCGCCATCTTCGTCGTGGTTGGGAAGAAGAGCGGCGATCATAGCGTCCATGCGGTAGTCACGCCGCAGCGACCGCTTCGAGACGAGCTTACGACGGCACGTCGGGCATTCCTTGTTGCACTTGCGCAGCGACGTGGTGATGCACTCCTCGCAAAAGCGGTGAAGGCAACCCGTCGTCGCCACAGTTTTCCTGAACACGCCGAAGCAGATGGGGCACGTGAAATCCGGCACATAACGTTCTTCGCGAACGATTACCTCCGTATCGTCAGTGACCAATTCGTGGGGGAGTCGTTGGAGTTCGTAAGCGCTGAGTTGCCAGTTCTCGCTCGACTTCGAAGACGTCATCGCGTATACAAGGCGCAGTCCGTCCTTTGTCCTTTGCAACAGCGTTTAGGCTCAGAAATTATTCGTGCTTACGCGCGAACACAATGGCGTAGCGTTGCTCAGTTCGAGGAGGTAGACTGTACAAGATTGGGgcagtgggtccagcggacgcatTAGCAAGCgacgagggtgaagcaaaaaacacggaaaatgtgggggcgctgccgtcgccttttTTTGAATCTCCGTCCAATGAACGTTGGCTCCgactgtttcggcagcgctcattggctgaggcgagctcgcgggctgagtagctgtcgtctgctcgacgcaccgtcgttgttgcgtcgtttgcgttctttccgccgctcttttccATTTTATTTGCTTTGATCGGTGGGGAATAACCTCAGTGTTACCgtcaccgagtatccgcctgtcaaagctccatgcagctgcggtagggtcacCGACGTGACAAGCGTCCGCCCGGCTAgtggggccgctcattcggaagaaaggacggtggcgccacctggattttccataaaaaaatgcctcagcgcggAGACCTccttggacccactcccccaaactagtacactctactctaGAGGAGGTACGGGGAGGAGGGTGATTTCTGGCGAATGTTCCGTAGTCGCAGCCGTAGCCAGAGCCTCTGGCTCTACAGAACCGAACCTGAAATTCAGTACCTGAAACCATAGAGTTTcgcactataaaacctagagggaaatgtggcgctgctgcgctgtggtatgcatgggtaTAGTGCCTATAGCATGGGAATTCCGGTATATTGTgaattcggattggcatcgttcttggagagccagaacgccttgaagacacGCGTgcctagcaccgttccgtctgtcagaATGATTCATTTCCTGGTAAAACAGCGcctaaaaaactgctttagctttattattacacaaaaacatgttttgtttaattttgaggacatactattggatgcacaattctttgaaacgtaaaaagtatcagctggccgctaaagttggagggtaGACGACAaaattctcgctcgctttggaacaacttgtcgtctgttcttgctcttcttcgcttgatgctgcattgtaggggAGTAACTTTATTGAGATacgtaatatgggtgaatgaaagccttttatgtagattttattttaagaacgcgttatttgtgtagccaaagccacgttttagacgaagcctcgtacaacactaCCCAACACatgcctcgcagacacatatcccggcattcccatgagggcacagcgccctttaataaactcgcatagacggtggcgcgagcttaccctctaggtgttatagtgagaaactctatgcctgaAACTCGGCGTCTTGGCTTTCAATGTTGCATTCTCACTAAACCAACCAAGTTCGCCTCAGGCAATGCTAAAACAGCTGTTGTGTACACGCGTACAACGCCTCATTGGACGCTGGTGTTTCGTGAACACGAAATCGCGAAATTATTCGTCCAATACCATGGACGACGGTATCCGTCTAATGTGTTTGAGGATACCGTCTCTTATCAATTCGGGGCATGCTGCTTCCTCTAGCATTATACAATGTATGCAGCCGCTGTTCGTAACAATACCGGTTGCGTTATCGTCTCGTTGCTTCCCGTCATGAGCTCTACACGAAACGATGGCTGATAACCGTTACAGCGGTACAAAATGGCAGCGCTGCGCTGTAACTTTGCCAGAGCTTTGTTGCTGTCTGGTCTACGTGTTATGACACTATTGCCACTTCAAAAGCAATCAGCGAATGGGAGTCCACGAATCGTGGCTGTTTTATTATGTTGCACCTGCTTttcctttaaaggggccctgagccacccctctggcttggtgaaataacatagtccgcgggtagcatacgctgctgtcaacatctcagccaagttctgctgcgGTGACGGGAGCTCGCGAGCGGAGCGCTAAGTCACATTTATCTCGAACGCTCTATTTTCAACAGAAGctatgatcctcactcttttctggatgctttaaTACGTAATAAAGCGTAATAAGTTAGCTGCGGTCGGCGCCGCGGGGTACCGTCAACCCCCGGAAGACGAGTGCTAGTTTTGGTTTCAAGGAACAggcgcgctcctagcggttgccggacatcctaagttatttttacAGCCGAGCTGTATCGACCGGTATAGGTGGTATTCACGCGTAAGCAACACTGTGATCCCGTGCAGCATGCCTGGAAGGGCTCAGGCCGGCGCGGTGAGCGTTCCGCTTCCGGCCGCCATATCGTTGGGGGAATGCTTTCGTTTCGTGGTGCTTTGAAGTGCAGCTGCAGGCATTGCAATCTCAAGGGCCTCGGCAATCATTTTAATCATGGTTAATTGCGCTGTGTTCGGATGCAATAACGAGTCGCGGTGGAAAGCTGACTCTAGTGAGAACACGAAGAAGCTTAGCTTTTTTCTGTGCCGAATGTTGTTCGTTGGCAGTGCAGCCAGACCTTAGAGATCTCAACGAAGCGTCGAGCGGAATGGTTTCGTTGCCTCTACCGGGGtgacattaaagggacactaaagagaaacgggaagttcagctagaataaaagagggaccttcaggaatgcatgcggcttttgttgggtgcaaaaatatgagttattagcggagaaattcgtaaacaaagaccaattatctcttcctcaatttctctcaccccagatttggcgctgaagcagtgtcgtcacagatggcattgctctcggcgaatcagaatgcgccatgatacgtcaccgcttgcgtaaacggccgaggcgctggatgcatcatggcttgaatgcatggtcgctgcgtttgcgttcgccgcgatggataccgttgctgccgctgaaccttgcaacgaagagctcgccagggaagcaggactgcatttcagcgatattcagtgaaacggagcgcgaaatgatccttcgtgctcgagcggtaggtgtttccgcgtgcgatggcggtgagccgccggccgcgccggcggaatgcagagcttcgttttcgtcgacgaaggcgaagcgtccggtccgccaggcgacgatgttcccgacagaacaagcgtagaaagttgtgcacgtactcggtatggttatttcgtgactttatttaatgacattcagcactcaccgagccgccagtttgctgctgcaggggcatcggtacggggtttgatgaaggccgcattgagggaacagctgctcgagaaaggactggcctatggggcacgccaagatactttccgagggcaagattatacacataatccgagggcgagaaatgcagagagcacaccatcggtttctctggctcttttgccgttttatcaccggcagagcactgagccattgcgaacgccggggagccggggctctccgcgcgacgccacatgaaaggacacaatcgagtcaacactgccgctgcccctgatcaagcgccttgggccatttatacagccctcaacactacacacacgaggcattttctggctgtttcccgcgaagtcaacgtttttcgagccacgcaacacgccaccaaacaccgtagagcggaacaggcgcgcgcgacaatgcattgaccaaaaacgaaactacgaaactatcacggccgcatgtatcgacatgccattttttcttatttatttaattttgtgatAAACTTGTACTTCTTCGcttgaaatggtttaaaaagttggcaaatgctgttcatgtacgtttaaggtgtatttgatttggcgttttattaacagcgataaatcgctctcgaccaatcgcgaccggcctacgtttgtaatctccgacgtcatgaacgttagtgcgggaatttcgaaggggcgtcagcacctatccttcagtttttcgctattttctcgcttattaaacatccgtttgcagtaagaatggtatggctgtgatcgtgaaaggatcaTCTatcatttaagctcaacttccggtttctctttagtgtccctttaacacagACGCTACCCACTACAAAGTCTGCAGCGAGCACTTCTTTTCTGGTGAGTGCATATTTGTCGTTCTGCTACAAATTACGCCGCGCGAATTTCAAAGGTTGGGCTACTGTGCCGCATTCTCCTGTtcactttttatttcttttcactcaaactgagttgcactAAATGCCAAGACAcgcgccgtggtggcttagcggctagagCGTTGCGCAGCTAAGCGCGAGTTCGCggtatgaaatcccggccacggcggccgcattttgataggaTGGGGTGaaccgcaaaaacgcccgtgtatggtgcacgttaaagaaccccaggtggtgagaatcaatccggagtcccccagtgcgACGTGCCTCAAAGTGgtcttggcatgtaaaaccccagaaattaattACTGCTAGGACATCATGCCTGTTCGTGTTTATGATCCTGGCGTAATTGTTCCGGAGACGAGCGAAGCCTGTCGTAGTGCTGATTCTGCTGTTTGAGGTTATTTTGCCCGAGAGCCCTTAGCACAGTGCGTGATTTGTGTCAAAGCTGGTTGTCGTGCAGTTGTGCCTTCAAGTAATGGTTAGACTTCTTGCCACTGCAACCAGTGGGTCTTCTTGTTAAAAATGCGTCAGTTTTCTAGGAATTTGTTTTGTTGTACAAACGCAGTCTCGTTCATACTTGCAGGCAGGCCATCCTACTTAATGGATCTGACGAATCCGGACTGGGCGCCAAGCTTGCACCTAGGGTATGACACAAAGTCAACAACTCGGTCTGAAgaaaggtatgtatgtatgtgctctTTCTGGTAGCGCAAAACAAACCCAGACTTTGAAAATAGCAGAGACCTAAGAGGTGCTGGTGGACACGGTGTTGATACAGCAGCTATCTTTTATATTGCACTCCCGACTGCAGTTGTGTAGTATAAGTTACATAGTCATCAAGTAATGCATTCCAATCAGATACTTCCAAGTTGTTTGCATTGTTTTGAGAATAGTTGTGTCTGCAGAGAGCAGGCTGGTTTCAATTTCCAAAAGAATACAAAATTGTGAGAACTGGTGCCAGCACTGTGACAAATAGCAAGCAGTTGCAGAGGTGGAATCATCAATGCAAGTAGTGCTAATGAGTACAAAGTAGACATTTTTACAGATAGGTACATTTTATTTCAGGCACCAGCGACGTTGCAAGAGGGCTGCGACCCTTGACTACAATGCTGAATGCGCAGCAGAGCGCTGTGAACAGTACTGTCACAAGTAAAATGGCTTATTCATACAAGGTGAATATtttctttaatgacattcagcatcttaacatttttgtttttatgcagGCACACCACTTGCAAGCCGGCATCCAGGAAGATTCTTTCAAGATGACTATCTGCTGGTGTCCACACAAAAAAGTCGCAATAGCTGTACTGGCAAACAAAACGCTGCATTTGTATTTTTTGCGTGTAGTAAGCATGTTGTCGTTTCTGATTCAGTGTATTATCACTAGCAGCAACTTCTAAGCAGCCACTTTTCTGGGTCACAACGTCATTTACACAAGCAGCTGAATATGGGCACTTAATTTCTAAAACACCATCTTGGCAGCAGGCACAATAAATCAGGCCATCTGGGCTTGCTGCCATGTGGGGCTCATGTGAACTAATATGCAATCCAGACTTGTTGGAAACAAACTCTTTGTGCTGGCTGGATGCTTCAGCAACATATTGGTTCCTGGCAGTGTCCTCCTTGCGCAGACTCCAATTAGTTGCAGCAGAAGAAAACTTGCTCTCCTCAGGGTAGCAGATCTTCTTCACCATGCTCACAGATGGCTGAGTCAAGGTCGTTCGGCAAGCTGCGT
The DNA window shown above is from Dermacentor silvarum isolate Dsil-2018 chromosome 1, BIME_Dsil_1.4, whole genome shotgun sequence and carries:
- the LOC119442552 gene encoding E3 ubiquitin-protein ligase RING1, translating into MTSSKSSENWQLSAYELQRLPHELVTDDTEVIVREERYVPDFTCPICFGVFRKTVATTGCLHRFCEECITTSLRKCNKECPTCRRKLVSKRSLRRDYRMDAMIAALLPNHDEDGASPAERATASQGAQLRGGEKRGVPKQACEKNIVKDVRPKRCVKKARGEPISTAIGNDLAPTNAGCVEVKANVPQVSAPTSPTAQRRFLYVFQEPWQGGRVSQAFAADGVARKGSDYGLTSRRAEGPQEPNAGARRVDAEILGEGARLLPPPSVAFAGVARRSASNAVSAASPAQVDQDVTDTSEEASRTTSAERSEPTQSKDFCADIGQTSEDARGKSAADAMPAAAAASDRESSSTAHAPRPICDYPITMIVKPHLDMFLENAESPTLRLSMTAHVTIECIAAYLRSRLSPDSVSRNDQQLPMYRIYAANERGEVVVLPATMTAEDAVKRITKDGARLELYYALDKP